The following nucleotide sequence is from Aspergillus luchuensis IFO 4308 DNA, chromosome 1, nearly complete sequence.
CAGGCACATGAATCTGGATTGCTTTGTCGCAAAGAGTGGAGTGATGCGTCAAAATGGTTGTACTTGCTGCATTTCGCTTTATCGCGAATGCAGCTTCACCCACGCTCGAGCACCCGGCAAATTCTTGGATACCTTACATCCAATCTCCGAGAATACCTACATTCATACCGGTGGTCTGACCGGAAAGAAGGCGCTCAAATCGTTGGGCTTCattgctgaagatgatggccgaGCGAGGAAAAGCAATTCGAGACTGGCGCGGGAAGCGGTCCGCATCCTCAAAGCATGGCTCCAGGAACATTGGGAGCATCCCTATCCAACAGAGCAGGAAAAGGACGAGTTACAGCAACGCACAGGTCTGAAGAGGATGCAAATATCCAACTGGCTTGCTAATGCTCGGAGACGTGGTAAAGTTCCTCCTGGGCCGCGCAACTCTTCCGCGACGGGCGCAATCAACATTCCCGGACAAAAAGGCGTGGACATCACTTACATGACACCCATGGAGCGTTGGAAGCACTCGCCCCCTGAAAACGAACCCGCTGCCACCTCCGATATTCTGCGAGCCCTGGTCACGACCGACCTGAATCATGACCGACAGCGCGCATCCAGACCAGGTCACGTGCGTTCCCTTTCCCGGAAGACTGGGTCTAGCAATGACTCAAGCCATGCCAACTCCAATTTGTTCCATGCTCCCTCGGTCAGTAGTCAGGAAACAAGTCGATCGGCCACTCGTTCCTCTATATCAGACCTTTCTTTTGCCTCTGCCTTCTCCCACCGATCCTCTCTCGGTTCCTTCGGCTCTATGGAGCGGAAGGAACGCCGTCGCCGGCGCAAGCCCTCACTTCCCGTCAACACCTTCAACCAACAAAAGGCACGCAATGCCCGCATATACCAATGTACTTTCTGCACCGACTGCTTCCAAACCAAGTATGACTGGCAACGCCATGAGAAGTCACTACACCTAGCTCTCGAAAAGTGGACTTGCTCGCCTTCGGGGGGAGTAGCCTTCATAGATGGCGCCAACCGTTGTGTATTCTGCATGGCTGTTGATCCCAACAACGATCATCTAGAGTCACACAATTACAGTATCTGTCAGGAGAAGACACCCGCAGAGCGGTCCTTTTACCGGAAGGATCATCTCAACCAGCACTTGAGACTGATGCACAACATCAAGTTTAACTCATCCATGAACGCCTGGAGGAGCACTCTGACAGAATTCAAATCTCGATGTGGCTTCTGCGGGCTGAGTCTAACAACTTGGAAAGACCGAGTTGACCATTTGGCCTCCCATTTCAAGAATGGCAGTACCATGGCGCAGTGGCAGGGCGATTGGGGGTTTGAACCCTTTATTCAGGGTCTGGTCGAAAATGCAATGCCACCGTATCTCATTGGCGGCGAGCAGAAGACTCTGAATCCTTTCAAGCCACCCAACGCTGCACAAACAACTGGTCTGCTTCAACCGGAAGATGCGAATTGTTATAGGCGCCTGCAGCGTGAACTCACCGCATATATCCACAACCAGAGGGCCGCCGGTATCATCCCGACAGATCGAATGATACAGGACGAAGGCCGGCGAATCATTTATGGAAGCGACGACCCGTGGAATCAAACGTGCGCCGATAACTCGACTTGGCTTAGCTTGCTGAAGCGAGACACAGGACTTGAAGTACTCCCTGGGTCAGAGCACATTCAACTATCAGACCTGGGTATGCGACCGccatttgctgctgctgacggcCTAAGACAGGCCCCAGCCGAAACCAGCATGTTATCCAGTCCCCTCTACCCCAGACAGGGCACATTCAGTCCCGTGACCCCCAACTCTGGGCTCCAGAGCCCCGCATTTATGGGGCACGGTCGGTCTTCCTTTGCCGCGAGTGCTCCTGGGAGTTCCACTGGCAGCTATGCCGAAAGTTCTGGCTTTCTCCCGTCTCGGCCCTATTCCAGGCTGTCGGCTGACGTGGGGAGTACCCTGTCTGCTGGCATTGCGTCCCTCAACACGCCTTTGAGCGGATCTGTTGACCAATTCGTGCAAATGGGGTTCGATCCCGAGTTCTTACAACAACTGAATCAGCGGTATGATGAGTTACCGTTGGACGATCTGCAGGGGCTGTGCTTTGAAGAGAGTAGTAGGCGTGAGAATGAAGTTGGAGCTAGGAACGTTGGACAACATCAGGTAGAGCCGACTGGAAAAGCACTGCCTTTCTCTACACCTGTCTCCGCTCCCATAGCCATCCCCGGTATGCGGAGCTCTGATGTGTTCATGTCCGATACGGGTCTCAACGAGGAGCTTGCACCAACGACGGATCAGGGATATCCAGGTATGCATGAGAGCCGAGAGCAGATATAATGGTGTTTGATGAGGGAATCGGTGTTGTAGATATGCGGCAGGTGTAGATAGTCCATGACTGAGAGGGTCATGATGTCAAAAAGTTTCTTATACTTCGATTTGCTTTGTGGGGAGAGATGGAATTATTTCGGGGATTttctcgcccttcttcaactgCAAACGTTCATTTcgtgggaagggaaagcgAGCATGTACAGGAGATAGCCACAATTAATATACCCTTCTTTGGACTGAAATCGACGATGCTCCTTACGTACAACATCATATGAAGGGCGTAGTATACAATTAGTAGTGCTGTCACAGGGCGTAAAACAACACGAATAATCCGATTGGCTGGCTCACCCACGCCACTGATTCATGGAACCGCCGAGTCACGGGCCTAGAATTTGGTGCCTTATCGGAGGGGCCAACAAACGGCGCACCGTTTGACATGTGAAAGCCGCTGGCTGAAGTTTGCGCCGGAACTTTTCTCTCACGCCATGCACCTAAGCAGCTTCCTGCTTGTGTTTCACCCTGCCATGTGCTTCAACCGATGGCTGGACATTCAGTAACTTTCTGAAACGCCAGAAAGCCTATCTGGTCGTTCGTGAACGCTGTTGCCGTTCTCTGCGTCAGACATACGCTGCCAGCACTGTCTCATGGTTCACCCCTCATTGTTGTTTATATTCATTGTATAGGCCCCTACCCTCGCAAGATGGATGAATTCGACGACTTAACAGCACTGAGCGATACGATGGTCTACCGCCAAGTACTTATGGCCTTTTCTCCCGTTATCCCCGCCTCACTTCGACGGCGGATCTCTAGACTATACCCATCAATGCATCGATCCGTGA
It contains:
- a CDS encoding putative homeobox and C2H2 transcription factor (COG:K;~EggNog:ENOG410PFTN;~InterPro:IPR008422,IPR001356,IPR013087,IPR009057;~PFAM:PF05920;~go_function: GO:0003677 - DNA binding [Evidence IEA];~go_process: GO:0006355 - regulation of transcription, DNA-templated [Evidence IEA]) codes for the protein MEYFDFDEASYGSNVREDDVASDNLEFDENEATENYNAIFQEQSLEFPNDLPEQDAGELDNGVYPMSRAEEPCDFCRHMNLDCFVAKSGVMRQNGCTCCISLYRECSFTHARAPGKFLDTLHPISENTYIHTGGLTGKKALKSLGFIAEDDGRARKSNSRLAREAVRILKAWLQEHWEHPYPTEQEKDELQQRTGLKRMQISNWLANARRRGKVPPGPRNSSATGAINIPGQKGVDITYMTPMERWKHSPPENEPAATSDILRALVTTDLNHDRQRASRPGHVRSLSRKTGSSNDSSHANSNLFHAPSVSSQETSRSATRSSISDLSFASAFSHRSSLGSFGSMERKERRRRRKPSLPVNTFNQQKARNARIYQCTFCTDCFQTKYDWQRHEKSLHLALEKWTCSPSGGVAFIDGANRCVFCMAVDPNNDHLESHNYSICQEKTPAERSFYRKDHLNQHLRLMHNIKFNSSMNAWRSTLTEFKSRCGFCGLSLTTWKDRVDHLASHFKNGSTMAQWQGDWGFEPFIQGLVENAMPPYLIGGEQKTLNPFKPPNAAQTTGLLQPEDANCYRRLQRELTAYIHNQRAAGIIPTDRMIQDEGRRIIYGSDDPWNQTCADNSTWLSLLKRDTGLEVLPGSEHIQLSDLGMRPPFAAADGLRQAPAETSMLSSPLYPRQGTFSPVTPNSGLQSPAFMGHGRSSFAASAPGSSTGSYAESSGFLPSRPYSRLSADVGSTLSAGIASLNTPLSGSVDQFVQMGFDPEFLQQLNQRYDELPLDDLQGLCFEESSRRENEVGARNVGQHQVEPTGKALPFSTPVSAPIAIPGMRSSDVFMSDTGLNEELAPTTDQGYPGMHESREQI